The Streptomyces sp. NBC_01317 genomic interval GACCAGGTCGTCGGCTATCTCGCCCCGGTCCTCCTGGGCGCCGGCCCCACGGCCCTCGGGGACGCCGGAATCACCACGCTCGCCGGGGCGTTGCGACTCCGCATGACGGAGAGCACCCGGATCGGCGCGGACCTGCGCGTCACCGCCGTCCCCGACAGGGACGACCCCGACACCGCGGGCCGCGACACCGACGCACCCCCAACAGCCGTCCACGACAGCGCCGTCGCCGACACCTCCGTGCCCGCCACCCCGGGCACCGCCACGAAGGAGCACTGAGTGTTCACCGGAATCGTCGAAGAACTGGGTGAGGTCACCGCCGTCGAGAATCTCGGCGACGCCTCCCGCTTCACGCTGCGCGGCCCCGTCGTCACCGACGGGGCCAAGCACGGCGACTCCATCGCCGTGAACGGTGTCTGTCTGACCGTGGTCGACCTGGACGGGGGCGCGTTCACCGCCGACGTGATGGCCGAGACCCTCGACCGCTCCAGCCTCGGCGCGCTCGCCGTCGGCTCCCCGGTGAACCTGGAACGCCCCATGGCCGTGGGCGGCCGGCTCGGCGGGCACATCGTCCAGGGCCATGTGGACGGCACCGGCACGGTCGTCGAACGCGAGGTCTCCGAGCACTGGGAGATCGTCAAGGTCGCGCTGCCCGCCCATCTCACCAAGTACGTGGTCGAGAAGGGCTCCATCACCGTGGACGGCGTCAGCCTCACCGTCGTGGACGCGGGACCCGACTACTTCACCATCAGCCTCATCCCCACCACCCTCGCGCTGACCACCCTCGGCCACAAGGGACCCGGCGACCCGGTCAACCTGGAGGTCGACGTCATCGCGAAGTACGTGGAGCGCCTGCTCGGCGCCGGATCCGGGGAGCCCGTCCAGTGAGCGCCCTGACCTGGCTGAACGGCGAGGCCTTCACCGCCGTCGGGCAGCACATCCTGTGGTCCGACATGATCGGCAACATCATCGGCCTGGGCGCCCTCGCGCTCGGCTGGCGGCGCTCGATCTGGACCTGGCCCGCCCAGTTCCTCTCGGGCGTCGTCCTGGTCGGCGCCTACGCCTCCGCCGACCTCAGCGGCGGAGTGGGCAAACAACTCCTCGTCATCGGCGTGGCGTTGTGGGGCTGGCGGCTCTGGCAGCGCGGAACGCAGCGGAGCGGCGACAACCCCGACGGCACCATCGCCGTCCGCTTCGCCACCTGGCGCGAGCGCGCCGCGCTGGTGGGCGGCACCGCCGTGGGCACGCTCGCCGTCGGCGGCCTCTTCACCGCCTTCCCCGACCTCTCTTGGAACCCCTGGCCCGACGCGTACATCTTCGTCGGCACGCTCGCCGCGATGGTCGCGCAGGCGCGCGGCCTGGTGGAGTTCTGGTTCGCCTGGCTCCTGGTCGACCTCGTCGGCGTCCCCCTCGCGTTCAGCAGCGGGCTCGCCTTCTCCGGTCTCGTGTACGTGATCTACCTCGCCCTCGTCCTGTGGGGGATGCGCGACTGGTGGCTGCGCTCCAGGGCCGGCGCCGTCTCTCTGGAAGGAGCAGCAGCATGACTACCACCGCACTGCCCACCTGGTACTCGACCGACAACGTCGAGGACTTTGCCCTCGACCCGGTCGAACAGGCCATCCGCGACATCGCCGCCGGACGGCCCGTCGTCGTCGTGGACGACGAGGACCGGGAGAACGAGGGCGACCTCGTCATCGCGGCCGAGAAGGCCACCCCGGAGATCATCGCCTTCATGATGAGCGAGTGCCGCGGCCTGATCTGCGCCCCCATGGAGGGGGACGAACTGGACCGCCTCGCGCTGCCGCAGATGGTCGACCACAACACCGAGATGATGGGCACCGCGTTCACCGTCTCCGTGGACGCGGGCCCCGCCCACGGCGTCACCACCGGCATCTCCGCCGCCGACCGGGCCACCACGCTCCAGCTGCTCGCGGGCGGCACGGCGGGCCCCGCCGACTTCGTACGGCCCGGACACGTCTTCCCGCTGCGCGCCAAGGAAGGCGGGGTGCTGGTACGCAACGGTCACACCGAGGCCGCCGTCGACCTGGCCCGGCTGGCCGGACTGCGCCCCGCCGGGGCCATCGTGGAGATCGCGGGCGAGGACGGCGTGATGCTGCGCCTGCCCGACCTCGTGCCGTTCGCCCGCAAGCACGGCCTGACGATCATCTCCATCGAGGACCTGATCGCGTACCGCCGGACGACCGAGCCGACCGTCCGCCGCGAGGCGAAGGTCCATCTGCCCACCGCCTCCGGCGACTTCACGGCGTACGGCTACCGCTCGGTCGCCGACGGCGTCGAGCACCTCGCCCTCGTCCACGGCGAGATCGGCGACGGCGAGGACGTGCTCGTGCGCGTCCACTCCGAATGCCTCACCGGCGACATCTTCGGCTCGCTGCGCTGCGACTGCGGCCCCCAGCTCCAGGCCTCCATGGACCGGATCACCGAGGCGGGGCGCGGAGTTGTCGTCTACCTGCGCGGCCACGAGGGCCGGGGGATCGGCCTGCTCTCCAAGCTGCGCGCGTACGAACTCCAGGAGCGCGGCCGGGACACCCTCGACGCCAACCTGGAACTGGGCCTGCCCGCCGACGCGCGGGACTACGCGGCCGGCGCGCGCATCCTGGACGACCTCGGCGTGCACAGCCTGCGGCTGATGACCAACAACCCCGACAAGACGTCCGCGCTGGTACGGCACGGACTCACCGTCACCGGCCGCGAGCCGATGCCCGTCCAGGCCGGCGAGCACAACCTCCGCTACCTGCGCACCAAGCGGGACCGGATGGGGCACGACCTGCCGTGGCTGGATCCGGCCGTCGCCGTGTCCGCCTGCGGCAACCAGTAGGACGCGTAGACCCGTACACGCACACCCGTACACACACCCGTGACAACGCACAGAACGAGCTTCGAGGAGAGACGTGAGCGGCAAGGGCGCACCCGAACTGAGTGTGAAGAACTGCGGTGACCTCAGGGTCGCCGTGATCGCGGCGCAGTGGCACCAGAAGGTCATGGACGGTCTGGTCGACGGCGCCCTGCGCGCCCTGCGGGAACTGGGCATCGACGAGCCGACCCTGCTGCGCGTGCCCGGCAGCTTCGAACTGCCCGTCGTGGCCAAGGTCCTGGCCGGCCGCGGCTACGACGCCGTGGTCGCGCTCGGCGTCGTCATCCGGGGCGGCACCCCCCACTTCGAGTACGTGTGCCAGGGCGTCACGCAGGGCCTCACCCAGGTCTCCATCGACACCGGCGTCCCCATCGGTTTCGGGGTGCTGACCTGCGACACCGAGGACCAGGCCCTGGACCGCGCGGGCCTGCCGGAGTCGAACGAGGACAAGGGCCACGAGGCGGTGACAGCCGCCGTCGCCACCGCGACCGTCCTCCGTACGGTGGCCGAACCCTGGCGTTGAGAGACGGGACGGGCCGCGTAAAGTGGGCGCCACCATGTCGAAGAAGACGTTCGAGGAGCTGTTCACCGAGCTCCAGCAGAAGGCCGCCAACGGCGACCCCGCCACCTCACGCACCGCCGAGCTGGTGGAAAAAGGCGTGCACGCCATCGGGAAGAAGGTCGTCGAAGAGGCGGCCGAGGTGTGGATGGCCGCGGAGTACGAGGGCAAGGAAGCCGCCGCCGAGGAGATCTCCCAACTCCTCTACCACGTCCAGGTGATGATGGTGGCGCGCGGCATCTCCCTCGACGACGTGTACGCCCATCTCTGAGCCGTACCGCCGCACGCCCCCGGCCGGCCCGCCAGGCCCCGGTCGGGTCCTGTACCACCCGCCCCTCCGCACAAAGGAATCGGACCCCATGCTGCGCATCGCCATCCCGAACAAAGGCTCCCTCTCCGGACCTGCGTCGGCGATGCTCCATGAGGCCGGCTACCAGCAGCGCAAGGAGTCCAAGGAACTGGTCCTGGTCGACCCCGAGAACGCCGTCGAGTTCTTCTACCTCCGCCCCCGCGACATCGCGATCTACGTCAGCTCGGGCCGGCTCGACATCGGCATCACCGGCCGTGACCTGCTGCTGGACTCCGGCGCCAGCGCGGAGGAGATCCTGCCGCTCGGCTTCGCCCGCTCCACGTTCCGCTACGCCACCAAGCCCGGTACGGCCAACGGGGTCGCGGAGTTCGGCGGCATGACCGTCGCCACCTCCTACGAGGGCATCGTCGCCAAGCACCTCGCGGACAACGGCGTCGACGCCTCCGTCGTCCACCTGGACGGCGCGGTCGAGACCGCGATCGAACTGGGCGTCGCCCAGATCATCGCGGACGTGGTCGAGACCGGTACGTCCCTGCGCAACGCGGGCCTGGAGGTCATCGGCGAGCCGATCATGACCTCCGAGGCGATTGTCATCCGCCGCACCGGCGCGGACTCCGAGACGCCCAAGGTGCAGCAGTTCCTGCGCCGCCTCCAGGGCGTCCTGGTGGCCCGCAGCTACGTGATGATGGACTACGACTGCCGCGCCGAGCACCTGGAGCGCGCCGTCGCTCTCACGCCCGGCCTGGAGTCGCCCACCATCTCCCCGCTGCACAACGAGGGCTGGGTCGCGGTCCGCGCCATGGTCCCCGCCAAGGAGGCGCAGCGGATCATGGACGATCTGTACGAGCTGGGCGCCCGCGCGATCCTCACCACCGCCATCCACGCCTGCCGCCTCTGAGACCGGCCCGTTCCCCCGGCCCCGACGCCACCTCTGGAAGACCAAAACGCCATGTCAGTGCTGCCCGTGCTCCCCGTCACCTTCCGGGCCACCCGTACCCGGATCGTGCTCCTCACTGTCGGCGCGGTGATGTTCGCGGTCATCTCCGTCATCGGTATGACGCTGGAGCAGCTGAACCCGGGGGAGCGGCTGAGCTTCATCGTCACCGCCGCGCTGTTCTTCGGGGTGCTCGCGCTCCTGAGCCGCCCGAAGGTCGTCGCCGACGCCGACGGGGTGACCGTGGTCAATCTCACCCGGACCCGCCGGCTGGCCTGGGCGGAGATCCTGCGGGTCAATCTGCGCACCGGCGACCCCTGGGTCTTCCTCGACCTCAGCGACGGCAGCAGCCTGCCCGTCCTGGCCATCCAGCCCGGTGTCGCCAAGGAACACGCCATCCGTGACGCGCGCGCCCTGCGGGCCCTCGCGGAGTCCCACGGCACCGGCACCGACTCCCGGGACACCGCACCGCGGGGCCCCGGGACCGATCCCCGGGGCGCCGGTTCCGGTGACGCCGGAAGCCACAACGGCTGAGCCCCTGCCCTCCACGCCCCTGTCTTGATTACTCTGGTGGGTGGCGGCGCCGAAGTGCGCCGCGCCCCGCGTCCGACGGCCGTGTCCGGCCCGTGGGGCATCCTGCGACCCGAGGAGTGACTCCCTCCAGCAATGGACGGATCATCCGGTAGTACCTGCGCCGCCCCCTTCGACGAGGCGGCGGCATGACCCTCTCCCTTCTGCTGCTCGCCGCGGCATTCCTTCTCATCCTCGCCAACGGCTTCTTCGTGGCGGCCGAGTTCGGCCTCGTCACCGTGGACCGGCCGGACGCCGAGCGCGCCGCCGCCGCGGGCGACCGGCGGGCCCGTACCGTCGTCAAGGCACTCGGCGAGCTGTCGTTCCAGCTCTCCGGCACCCAGCTGGGCATCACCATCACCTCGCTGGTCGTCGGCATGCTCGCCGAACCGGCCCTCGCCCACCTGCTCGACGGGCCGCTGACCGCGACCGGGCTGCCCGACGGCGCCGTCTCCGGGATCTCGGTGGTGGTGGGCATGCTGCTCGCCTCCGCCGTCCAGATGGTGATCGGCGAACTCGTCCCCAAGAACTGGGCGGTGTCCCGGCCGCTCCAGGTGGCCCGGTTCGTCGCCGGACCGCAGCATCTCTTCTCCACCGCGTTCCGGCCGGTGATCACCCTGCTCAACACCGTCGCCAACCGCCTCGTCCGGATGCTGGGCGTGGAACCGACGGACGAGCTCGCCTCGGCCCGTACCCCCGGCGAGCTGGTCTCCCTGGCCCGGCACTCGGCCCAGGCGGGCACGCTCGAACAGGACACCGCCGACCTGTTCGTACGGACCCTGTCCCTCGGCCGGCTCACCGCGCAGCACGTGATGACACCCCGCGTGAAGGTCAGCGCCCTCCAGTCGGACGCGACCGCCGCGGACGTCCTCAACCTGACCCGGGCCACCGGTCTGTCGCGCTTCCCCGTCTACCGGGAGCGCATCGACGAGATCGTCGGCATGGTGCATCTCAAGGACGCGCTGGCCGTGCCCCGCGACGAGCGGACGCGTACGGAGGCCGGGCGCATCGCCGTCCCGGCGCTGCTGGTCCCCGAGACCCTGCCCGTCCAGCAGCTGCTGGAGCGGCTGCGCAGCGAACAGCCCATAGCCGTCGTGGTCGACGAGTACGGCGGTACGGCCGGGGTCGTCACCCTGGAGGACATCATCGAGGAGCTTGTCGGCGAGGTCCGGGACGAGCACGACGCCGAGGGCGACGGGCGGCCGGAACTGGCCCCTGTCGCCGCCGAGGACGGCAGGCCCGCCTGGGAGGCCGACGGCAGCGCCCGCGTCCTCACCCTGCGGCGCATCGGCCTGGACGTGCCCGACGGCCCGTACGAGACGCTGGCGGGCCTCGTCGCCGATCTGCTGGGCCGTATCCCCGCTCCCGGGGACCGGGCGGAGCTGCCCGGCTGGCGGCTCTCCGTCCGGCGGGTGGACCGCTACCGGGCGGAGCGGGTACGGCTGGTCCGTACCGGCGACGTACCGGCGGAGGCGTACCAGGACAGCTCAGAGGACCTCGCCGCCGACGCTCCCGCCTCCCGTCCCGCCGGATCCCGCGCCGGAGGTCCCGCGAAGGTCCCGGTGGGCGTGGCCGGTGACGGTCCGTCCGGCGGCGCGCACGACGACCTGCCGGGCCTGGCCGCCCAGGACGCGGGCCGCGTGGCCCACCAGGACGCCGGCCGTGCCGCCCAGGACGCCTCCACGGACGCCCCCGCGATGGCGGAGGGCTCCCGATGAGCGTGCTGCAACTCGGCCTCGCCGTGCTTCTCGTCCTGGCCAACGGGTTCTTCGTCGGCGCCGAGTTCGCCCTCGTCTCCGTACGCCGCAGCCAGATCGAGCCGCACGCCGCCCTCGGCTCCGCCCGGGCCCGGCAGGTGCTGCACGGCCTGGAGAATCTGCCGCAGATGATGGCGGCCGCGCAGTTCGGCATCACCGTCTGCTCCCTGACGCTCGGCGCGGTGGCCGAGCCGACGGTGGCGCGTCTGCTGGAGCCGCTGTTCCACGCGGTCCGGGTGCCCGAGGGGCTGATCCATCCGCTGGGCTTCGTCATCGCCCTGGCGCTGGTGGTCTTCCTGCACCTGGTCATCGGGGAGATGCTCCCGAAGAACCTCGCCATGGCGGCCCCGGAGAAGACCGCGCTCTGGCTCAGCCCCGGCCTGGTCGGCTTCGCCCGGCTCTGCCGCCCGGTCACGGCCGCGCTGGGCGCCTGCGCCCGGCTGGTCCTGCGGGCGTTCCGGGTCGAGCCCAAGGACGAGGTGGAGGCGGTCTTCACCAGTGAGCAGCTCAACCGCCTCGTCGAGGACTCGGGCCAGGCCGGGCTGCTCGACGCGGAGGCGCAGGAGCGCCTGGAGGACGCGCTGGAGCTGGGCAGCCGCCCGGTCACCGACGTCCTGCTCGCGCGCGCGTCGCTGGTGACGGTGACGCCCGCCGTCACCCCGCGCGAGATCGAGGAGCTGACCGTACGGACCGGCTTCTCGCGCTTCCCGGTGTGCGCGGAGGGCAACGCGGCCTTCATGGGCTACCTCCACGTCAAGGACGTCCTCGACCTGGAGGCGGACGAACGGGCCGTACCGCAGCACGTGTGGCGGCCGATGGCGACCCTGCGGGCGGAACTGCCGCTGGACGACGCGCTCACCGTGATGCGCCGTGCGGCCACGCACCTCGCCCAGGTCGCGGACGCGTCCGGGCGGGTGCTCGGGCTGGTGGCGCTGGAGGACGTGCTGGAGATGCTGGTCGGTGAGGTACGGGACCCGTCCCACCGGGAGAACAACCAGGCGTTGGCACTCTGACGCGCGAGCTGTGACGTGACAGAGGGCCGACCCCCGCGGGGCCGGCCCTCTGTCGTTCGGCTTCGCGCCCTGCTCAGGGCCCCGGCGGCTCCTGCTGGCCCCGGTTCACCGGACCCCGGCCCGATAGCACCTCTCCGTACGCCTGCATCAGGTCGGGCAGCCGCAGTGTCGCCAGGTCGTCGCGTCCCGGGGTGCCGCTGTACCCGGACAGCCGCAGATCGCGGTACGCGCAGCTCTTCTCGTACAGCGTCCTGAGGAAGCGCCCGTTGCCCAGCTCGTCGATCCAGCCCTGGGCGACGACGTGCGCGCTGATCGAGCGCAGCTCGTCCACCGACTCCTCGTCCCAGGCGTCGCCGTTCTCCGCGGCCAGGACCTGGCCGATGGCGGTCAGCTCCAGTGGCCGGTAGCTGGGGAAGTCGACCCGGCTGGTGAAGCGCGAGGAGAGGCCGGGATTGGTGGCGAGCAGCCGGTCCATGCCCTCCGGGTAGCCCGCCAGGATCACCACCAGATGGTCGCGGCTGTCCTCGGCGCGCTTGAGCAGCACCTGGAGGGCCTCGTCGCCGTAGGCGTCACCCTTGCTGTAGCCGGTGTTGGCGAGGCTGTACGCCTCGTCCACGAACAGCACCCCGCCGATCGCCGAGTCGATCAGATCGTTCGCCTTGACCGCCGTCTGGCCGAGGAACTCACCCACCAGATCGGCCCGCTGGGCCTCCACGAGATGATCCCCGCCGAGCAGTCCGAGCGCGTAGAAGACCCGGCCCAGGATGCGGGCGACGGTGGTCTTGCCGGTGCCGGAGGGGCCCGAGAAGACAAAGTGACGTTTCGGCGGCTGGACGGGCAGTCCCTCACCGGCCCGCAGCCGCGCCATGTTGAGCTGCGCCGAGAGCGCCTTGACCTGCCGCTTGACCGGTTCCAGGCCGACCATCCGCTCCAGCTCGGCCAGGGCGCTCGCCAGCAGGACCGGATCGGTGGGGCCCGCCGGGAAGCGCGGGGGAGCGGGCTGCACGGGCAGCGGGACCTTCTCCCGTACCCCGTCGAAATTGTCGGGCGGCGGGTCCGCCGGGCCGCTGCCCATCAGCGGCTGCGGTTCGCCGCCGAGGTGCGCGTCGGGGGCGGGCGGGGCCTCCGGATCGCCCTGCGCGTCCACCGCCTCCTGGCCGAAGCCCGCCAGGGCCACCGAGGCGAGCCCGCCCGGGTCGTCGGCGCCCTCGTACCCGTCCAGGTCCGTGATCGCCGCGAGCCGGGCGGCCGTGTCCATGAACGACGGGTCGAGCCGGTGCACGGCGCGGTAGAGCGGTAAGGCGGCGGCGCTGCGGCCGGTGCCCTCGTGGGCGCGCGCCAGCCAGTAGCGCAGCTCCTTGCGCTGCGGCTGCTCGCTGCGGCAGCGCATCAGCGCCGTGGCCAGCAGCGGCTCCGCCTGGGTGAACATCTCCAGCCTGACCCGGGCCATGCCGCCGAAGAGGCCCGCCTCGATGCCCAGGAGGGTGTCGTCGACGAGCGGTTCGGTGTGGCGTACCAGCTCGTCCCAGTCCTTGACCAGGTACGCGCGGCACGCGTGCAGGAACCGCACCTGCGTATCGGCGTTCACCGGCGGCAGCGCGGCGAGCGCCCGGTCGAGTTCCGGTACGTGCCGGCCGTCCAGCCAGTGCGAGGCGTGCGCGAGCAGCAGGTCCCGGCCGCTCTCCAGCACCGGTTGCACCCACCAGCCCAGCCAGTACCAGGAGTTGAGCGTACGGCGGTGGTGGGCGCGCTGCTCGCCGAAGCGGTCGCGGTGGCGGTACATCCGGAGCAGGGCCGTCGTGGTGTCGACGCGCAGCGCGTGCAGCCCCAGCCAGCCGTCGGCCATCCCGGGATCCAGCCGTACGGCGGTCCTGAACTCCTCCTCCGCCTGCGGATACGCGCCCATGGTGTACGCGTCCACGCCACGCACCCAGGCGAGGTCGGCCGGGGCGTGCGTGCCCTGCGTGCCGAAATCCATCAGGTCCCCCACAAACCGTGCACCCATGATGTCCCGCCGGGCGGGAGCCCGTCGGCAGCGTGCCGAACCACCTTGTCGCGGACGGGAATTGACCGCACCGAGATGCATCGTACCTGCGCAGGGGGTACGGGACTAAGGGTGCCGTGCGTCGGGAGGGCGCGGTGACCGACGGTGAGCGCGGGGTGCGGCGCGGGGGCCGGGAAGGGGTGAAAGGGGCAGAACGAAGCCCCCGATCACGGGGGAACAACCGGGGGCTTCGCGTCTGCGGCGGCTCCGAAAAGCCGCACATTAAGAACGTAAGACCTGTCCCACCCGTCGGTCAAGCGGAGTTGGAGACACGCCGGGCCGGATGCCGACTGCTCGGCAGGGAGACCGGAACTGATCACGTTGGGTGAGGGGCCGGTTCGGTTCCCGCTGTCGCGGGCGGCGCAGGAGACACCACGTACCCCTCCCGCACCTCCCGTACCAGCGCGTCGGCGAACGGCCACGAGGGATCCGCTGTGAAATGGCTGGTCTCCGCCATCGTCCAGCCGTCCCAGAACCCGGTCTGCGCCGGTCCGTCGCGCCGGCGCCCCCGGCGCCAGGACTCCTCGGCGCCCCGGTCCATCCACAGCAGCCGGGCGAGGTACGGCCGCAGGCCCCGCCGTCCGGCCCCGACCCCCTCGATCAGGACGACGGGGGCGGGCTCCAGGAGGAGGGGCGTACCGAAGCGGCGCAGGGTCCAGTCGTACGGCGCGTAGCGCGCGCTCGTCCCGCGCGCGAGGGGTTCGATCACCTGATCGAGCAGCCGGGGCAGCCACGCGAACAGCTCCTCGTGTGTCGCCAGGTCGTCGAGACGCAGGACGGGCGCGCCGCCGAGCGCGTCCGCCAGGCGGGTGGCGAAGGTGCTCTTCCCGGAGCCCGCGTGGCCGTCGACCGCCACCAGCCGTACGGGACCGCAGGAGGGCGGCAGGGCGCGCAGGGCTGCGGCCACATCCGTCAGATCGTCCATCCGCCCAGCCTACGAGGGGTGGGGGCGGTGGTCCGGCGCCCGGTGGTCCCGCAGGTCATGCCACTGGTCGAGACCAATATTGCTCGCGCCACGCGGGCCGAATCGCTGGCAGGAGGCCGCCGGGAGCCTGGATAGTTGACGACTGCCGGGCAGCCGCCCCTTCCCCCCTCTCGCCCTTCCCCCCTTTCTGCCTCGACCGGAGGTCCCCCCTGTGACCCGTCCCACCTCCCGCAGAACCGTACTGGCCGCCGTGTTCGCGTCCGCCGCGTCCGCCGCCGTGGTCTCCGCCGTCCCCGCGGCCGCCCTGTCCGCCCCCCGAACCGAGCCACTGGTGGACAACTCCTTCTGGACCTCGTACTCCGACTGGCGCGCGGGCGAGGCCCGGGGCACCCGCGCCGTGGCGGGCGCCCGGCCCTCCCTGGCGATCGGCTCCCCCACGGGCCGCACCGACTACGCCGATCCGCACACCGGGCTGACCACCGCCTGGGAGTACGGGACGTGGACCTCGCCGGTCCACCGTTCGGCCGTCCCCGCCACCGAACTCGTCGCCTCCTGGAACGCCACGACGCCGGCCGGTACCTGGATCCAGATCGAGCTGCGGGGCGACTACTCCGACAAGACCCGGACCCCGTGGTACGTCCTCGGCCGCTGGACCTCCGGTGACGGCCCCGACGACATCCGGCGTACCTCCGTCGACGACCAGACGGACGGGCGCAGCAGCATCTGGACCGACACGTTCGCCGTGGACGACGCGGCGAGCGGGCTGCGCCTGGCCTCGTACCAGCTGCGGCTCACCCTGTACCGCAAGCCGGGCACCCGGCTCACCCCGACCGTGCACCGGCTCGGCGCGATGGCGTCCGACATCCCCGACCGGTTCACCGTGCCGGCCTCCGCGCCCGGCCTGGCGCGGGAGCTGACCGTGCCGCGCTACTCGCAGAACACCCATGCCGGGCAGTACCCGGAGTACGACAACGGCGGCGAGGCCTGGTGCAGCCCCACCTCCTCGCAGATGATCATCGAGT includes:
- a CDS encoding riboflavin synthase; the encoded protein is MFTGIVEELGEVTAVENLGDASRFTLRGPVVTDGAKHGDSIAVNGVCLTVVDLDGGAFTADVMAETLDRSSLGALAVGSPVNLERPMAVGGRLGGHIVQGHVDGTGTVVEREVSEHWEIVKVALPAHLTKYVVEKGSITVDGVSLTVVDAGPDYFTISLIPTTLALTTLGHKGPGDPVNLEVDVIAKYVERLLGAGSGEPVQ
- a CDS encoding nicotinamide mononucleotide transporter family protein, whose translation is MSALTWLNGEAFTAVGQHILWSDMIGNIIGLGALALGWRRSIWTWPAQFLSGVVLVGAYASADLSGGVGKQLLVIGVALWGWRLWQRGTQRSGDNPDGTIAVRFATWRERAALVGGTAVGTLAVGGLFTAFPDLSWNPWPDAYIFVGTLAAMVAQARGLVEFWFAWLLVDLVGVPLAFSSGLAFSGLVYVIYLALVLWGMRDWWLRSRAGAVSLEGAAA
- a CDS encoding bifunctional 3,4-dihydroxy-2-butanone-4-phosphate synthase/GTP cyclohydrolase II, which encodes MTTTALPTWYSTDNVEDFALDPVEQAIRDIAAGRPVVVVDDEDRENEGDLVIAAEKATPEIIAFMMSECRGLICAPMEGDELDRLALPQMVDHNTEMMGTAFTVSVDAGPAHGVTTGISAADRATTLQLLAGGTAGPADFVRPGHVFPLRAKEGGVLVRNGHTEAAVDLARLAGLRPAGAIVEIAGEDGVMLRLPDLVPFARKHGLTIISIEDLIAYRRTTEPTVRREAKVHLPTASGDFTAYGYRSVADGVEHLALVHGEIGDGEDVLVRVHSECLTGDIFGSLRCDCGPQLQASMDRITEAGRGVVVYLRGHEGRGIGLLSKLRAYELQERGRDTLDANLELGLPADARDYAAGARILDDLGVHSLRLMTNNPDKTSALVRHGLTVTGREPMPVQAGEHNLRYLRTKRDRMGHDLPWLDPAVAVSACGNQ
- the ribH gene encoding 6,7-dimethyl-8-ribityllumazine synthase, with product MSGKGAPELSVKNCGDLRVAVIAAQWHQKVMDGLVDGALRALRELGIDEPTLLRVPGSFELPVVAKVLAGRGYDAVVALGVVIRGGTPHFEYVCQGVTQGLTQVSIDTGVPIGFGVLTCDTEDQALDRAGLPESNEDKGHEAVTAAVATATVLRTVAEPWR
- a CDS encoding phosphoribosyl-ATP diphosphatase, which encodes MSKKTFEELFTELQQKAANGDPATSRTAELVEKGVHAIGKKVVEEAAEVWMAAEYEGKEAAAEEISQLLYHVQVMMVARGISLDDVYAHL
- the hisG gene encoding ATP phosphoribosyltransferase — protein: MLRIAIPNKGSLSGPASAMLHEAGYQQRKESKELVLVDPENAVEFFYLRPRDIAIYVSSGRLDIGITGRDLLLDSGASAEEILPLGFARSTFRYATKPGTANGVAEFGGMTVATSYEGIVAKHLADNGVDASVVHLDGAVETAIELGVAQIIADVVETGTSLRNAGLEVIGEPIMTSEAIVIRRTGADSETPKVQQFLRRLQGVLVARSYVMMDYDCRAEHLERAVALTPGLESPTISPLHNEGWVAVRAMVPAKEAQRIMDDLYELGARAILTTAIHACRL
- a CDS encoding PH domain-containing protein is translated as MSVLPVLPVTFRATRTRIVLLTVGAVMFAVISVIGMTLEQLNPGERLSFIVTAALFFGVLALLSRPKVVADADGVTVVNLTRTRRLAWAEILRVNLRTGDPWVFLDLSDGSSLPVLAIQPGVAKEHAIRDARALRALAESHGTGTDSRDTAPRGPGTDPRGAGSGDAGSHNG
- a CDS encoding hemolysin family protein; amino-acid sequence: MTLSLLLLAAAFLLILANGFFVAAEFGLVTVDRPDAERAAAAGDRRARTVVKALGELSFQLSGTQLGITITSLVVGMLAEPALAHLLDGPLTATGLPDGAVSGISVVVGMLLASAVQMVIGELVPKNWAVSRPLQVARFVAGPQHLFSTAFRPVITLLNTVANRLVRMLGVEPTDELASARTPGELVSLARHSAQAGTLEQDTADLFVRTLSLGRLTAQHVMTPRVKVSALQSDATAADVLNLTRATGLSRFPVYRERIDEIVGMVHLKDALAVPRDERTRTEAGRIAVPALLVPETLPVQQLLERLRSEQPIAVVVDEYGGTAGVVTLEDIIEELVGEVRDEHDAEGDGRPELAPVAAEDGRPAWEADGSARVLTLRRIGLDVPDGPYETLAGLVADLLGRIPAPGDRAELPGWRLSVRRVDRYRAERVRLVRTGDVPAEAYQDSSEDLAADAPASRPAGSRAGGPAKVPVGVAGDGPSGGAHDDLPGLAAQDAGRVAHQDAGRAAQDASTDAPAMAEGSR
- a CDS encoding hemolysin family protein, encoding MSVLQLGLAVLLVLANGFFVGAEFALVSVRRSQIEPHAALGSARARQVLHGLENLPQMMAAAQFGITVCSLTLGAVAEPTVARLLEPLFHAVRVPEGLIHPLGFVIALALVVFLHLVIGEMLPKNLAMAAPEKTALWLSPGLVGFARLCRPVTAALGACARLVLRAFRVEPKDEVEAVFTSEQLNRLVEDSGQAGLLDAEAQERLEDALELGSRPVTDVLLARASLVTVTPAVTPREIEELTVRTGFSRFPVCAEGNAAFMGYLHVKDVLDLEADERAVPQHVWRPMATLRAELPLDDALTVMRRAATHLAQVADASGRVLGLVALEDVLEMLVGEVRDPSHRENNQALAL
- a CDS encoding AAA family ATPase, which translates into the protein MDFGTQGTHAPADLAWVRGVDAYTMGAYPQAEEEFRTAVRLDPGMADGWLGLHALRVDTTTALLRMYRHRDRFGEQRAHHRRTLNSWYWLGWWVQPVLESGRDLLLAHASHWLDGRHVPELDRALAALPPVNADTQVRFLHACRAYLVKDWDELVRHTEPLVDDTLLGIEAGLFGGMARVRLEMFTQAEPLLATALMRCRSEQPQRKELRYWLARAHEGTGRSAAALPLYRAVHRLDPSFMDTAARLAAITDLDGYEGADDPGGLASVALAGFGQEAVDAQGDPEAPPAPDAHLGGEPQPLMGSGPADPPPDNFDGVREKVPLPVQPAPPRFPAGPTDPVLLASALAELERMVGLEPVKRQVKALSAQLNMARLRAGEGLPVQPPKRHFVFSGPSGTGKTTVARILGRVFYALGLLGGDHLVEAQRADLVGEFLGQTAVKANDLIDSAIGGVLFVDEAYSLANTGYSKGDAYGDEALQVLLKRAEDSRDHLVVILAGYPEGMDRLLATNPGLSSRFTSRVDFPSYRPLELTAIGQVLAAENGDAWDEESVDELRSISAHVVAQGWIDELGNGRFLRTLYEKSCAYRDLRLSGYSGTPGRDDLATLRLPDLMQAYGEVLSGRGPVNRGQQEPPGP
- a CDS encoding uridine kinase family protein; this translates as MDDLTDVAAALRALPPSCGPVRLVAVDGHAGSGKSTFATRLADALGGAPVLRLDDLATHEELFAWLPRLLDQVIEPLARGTSARYAPYDWTLRRFGTPLLLEPAPVVLIEGVGAGRRGLRPYLARLLWMDRGAEESWRRGRRRDGPAQTGFWDGWTMAETSHFTADPSWPFADALVREVREGYVVSPAPPATAGTEPAPHPT